CCGTCATCGACGAGCGCGCCTTCGCCAAGCACGAGCAGGCGATCGAGCGGGCCCGCTCGACGCCCGGGCTGGAGATCATCGCCGGCGGTCAGACCGACGACTCCGTGGGCTGGTTCGTGCGCCCGACGGTGGTGCTGGCCGACGCGCCCACCGACGAGATGTTCTCGACCGAGTACTTCGGCCCGATCCTGGCCGTGCACGTCTACGAGGACGCCGAGTTCGAGTCCGTGGTGGCGCAGATGGAGTCGTTCGCGCCGTACGCGCTGACCGGCGCGATCATCGCCCAGGACCGGGGCGCGATCGCGTGGGCCCGCAAGGAGCTGCGCTTCGCCGCCGGCAACTTCTACATCAACGACAAGCCCACCGGCGCGGTCGTGGGTCAGCAGCCCTTCGGTGGCGGCCGGGCCTCGGGCACCAACGACAAGGCCGGTGCCGCGATCAACCTGCTGCGCTGGACCAGCCCGCGCTCCATCAAGGAGACGTTCGTGCCGGCGACCGACTACCGCTACCCCTACATGGGCTGAGCCGGCCCCGCAGACGACGAACGCCCCGCCCGGGAGTCCCGGGCGGGGCGTCGTGCGTCCGAGGTCAGCCCTCGAGCGCGGGGTAGTCGGTGTAACCCTCGGCGCCGCCGCCGTAGAACGTGGCGGAGTCGGGCTCGTTGAGGTCGGCACCCTCGGCCCAGCGCCGCGGCAGGTCGGGGTTGGCGATGAAGAGCCGGCCCACGGCCACCGCGTCGGCGAGGTCCTTGTCGAGGATCTCCTGCGCCGACTCGCGGGTGGTGATCTCGCCGAAGCCGTCGTTGGCGATGACAACGCCGCCGAAGCCGCGGCGCAGGTCCTGGACGAGGTCCAGGCGGGGGTCGGCGAGGACGCTGAGGTAGGCCAGGCCGAGCGGGGCGAGCGCCTCGACCAGGTGCGTGTACGTCGCCTTCACGTCCGCGGCGTCCTCCTCGGTGGCGCCCTGGATGTTGTGGGCCGGGCTGATCCGGATCCCCACGCGGTCGGCGCCGATCGCCTCGGCGACCGCGCGGGTCACCTCGATGGCGAAGCGGGCCCGGTTCTCGGGGGAGCCGCCGTACTCGTCGTCGCGCTGGTTCGAGCCGGGCGCCAGGAACTGGTGGATCAGGTAGCCGTTGGCGGCGTGCACCTCGACCCCGTCGAG
This Nocardioides dokdonensis FR1436 DNA region includes the following protein-coding sequences:
- a CDS encoding alkene reductase, with product MPSIFDPLTAGAMTLPNRLVMAPLTRNRATGTVPGDLHVDYYAQRASAGLVITEGSQPVAEGQGYPNTPGFHSPEQLAGWRRVADAVHAQGGRIVAQLMHAGRVSHPDNTGGQDVVAPSALAAPGEMFTPTGAQPHPVPRALDTDEIPGVVEGIVQAARNAVEAGLDGVEVHAANGYLIHQFLAPGSNQRDDEYGGSPENRARFAIEVTRAVAEAIGADRVGIRISPAHNIQGATEEDAADVKATYTHLVEALAPLGLAYLSVLADPRLDLVQDLRRGFGGVVIANDGFGEITTRESAQEILDKDLADAVAVGRLFIANPDLPRRWAEGADLNEPDSATFYGGGAEGYTDYPALEG